Proteins found in one Chloroflexota bacterium genomic segment:
- a CDS encoding sialidase family protein, with protein sequence MLATPRYRAGTRLGQIVELPNGQFFTLTAEGKPPFQETLGGAAFDDPWTPERLVMRRGRGIPIVWSESEIVHTMPGSAGLWTLGRALVDRNGDLHGIGMRFLKWPKDIERPGRDEMRCDVFHVASRDGGATWEPPHRVDYGREYTGALLGFTQLSTGRLLLPLHFYDFDREAGKNVAKSCYSDDGGRTWHADSTEIPVPSGGRHSHSGAVEPTAAELGDGRVWMVIRTQFRRLYESFSSDGRTWSPPQPTRFRAPNSPCSAARLADGRLMLVWNNTQGPPFGGEARNVHASRHVMNAAISDDDGATWQGYREFARQIDHDNVDDQVSYPIINPLSDGRVLVQFAHVIAGWRRVETDYVVFDPDVLTETTDADDFTHGLRGWSTNGCGGVGVAHEDGEAMLRLHRVDERPTAAVRNFPFGPKGELRFEIRRAADALGVDLVLDEAFWRPNDRRTDGAVDASLGIAELPAGMWTPVTVAWDIGRGEAIVNVNGSERRLPIQGDAPGLCYLTLYGRASGPELAETDVRRLSVEVTPE encoded by the coding sequence ATGCTCGCCACTCCCCGCTACCGCGCCGGCACCAGGCTCGGGCAGATCGTCGAGCTGCCCAACGGGCAGTTCTTCACGCTGACGGCCGAGGGAAAGCCTCCCTTCCAAGAGACGCTGGGGGGCGCGGCCTTCGACGATCCGTGGACGCCGGAGCGCCTGGTGATGCGACGCGGTCGCGGCATACCCATCGTCTGGTCCGAGTCGGAGATAGTGCACACCATGCCCGGCAGCGCGGGGCTCTGGACGCTTGGTCGAGCCCTCGTCGACCGCAACGGCGACCTGCACGGAATCGGCATGCGGTTCCTCAAGTGGCCCAAGGACATCGAGCGTCCGGGTCGCGACGAGATGCGTTGTGACGTCTTCCACGTCGCGTCACGAGACGGCGGCGCCACCTGGGAACCCCCGCACCGGGTCGACTACGGCCGTGAATACACCGGGGCGCTGCTGGGGTTCACGCAGCTTTCCACCGGACGGCTGCTGCTGCCGCTGCACTTCTACGATTTCGACCGCGAGGCCGGCAAGAACGTCGCCAAGTCGTGCTATTCGGACGACGGCGGGCGCACGTGGCACGCGGACTCAACGGAAATCCCGGTGCCCTCGGGCGGGCGCCACAGCCACTCGGGGGCGGTTGAGCCCACGGCCGCGGAGCTTGGCGACGGCCGGGTCTGGATGGTCATTCGCACCCAGTTCCGACGCCTCTACGAGTCGTTCTCGAGCGATGGCCGCACCTGGAGCCCGCCGCAGCCGACGCGCTTTCGAGCGCCAAACTCACCCTGCTCCGCCGCGCGCCTGGCCGACGGGCGCTTGATGCTCGTCTGGAACAACACGCAGGGCCCGCCCTTCGGCGGCGAGGCGCGCAACGTCCACGCGTCGCGGCATGTCATGAATGCCGCCATTTCAGATGACGACGGGGCCACCTGGCAGGGCTACCGCGAGTTCGCGCGGCAGATCGACCACGACAACGTGGACGACCAGGTGAGCTACCCGATCATCAACCCGCTATCCGACGGCCGCGTCCTGGTCCAGTTCGCGCACGTGATTGCCGGCTGGCGAAGAGTCGAGACAGACTACGTAGTCTTCGACCCCGACGTGCTGACCGAAACGACCGACGCCGACGACTTTACGCATGGGCTGCGCGGCTGGTCCACCAACGGCTGCGGCGGAGTCGGCGTGGCCCACGAGGACGGCGAGGCGATGCTGCGGCTACACCGCGTGGACGAGCGGCCCACGGCGGCTGTGCGGAACTTCCCCTTCGGTCCGAAAGGCGAGCTGCGTTTCGAGATTCGGCGCGCGGCGGACGCGCTTGGCGTTGACCTCGTGCTGGATGAAGCGTTCTGGCGTCCGAACGACCGACGGACGGATGGGGCCGTGGACGCGTCCCTGGGCATCGCAGAGCTGCCGGCGGGCATGTGGACGCCGGTAACCGTGGCCTGGGACATCGGCCGCGGCGAAGCGATTGTCAACGTCAACGGCTCCGAGCGCCGGTTGCCGATCCAAGGCGATGCGCCGGGGCTGTGCTACCTCACGCTGTACGGGCGTGCGTCGGGCCCTGAGCTTGCCGAAACCGACGTGCGCCGACTCTCGGTCGAGGTGACGCCCGAGTAG
- a CDS encoding ABC transporter permease → MTQYIIRRVLISIPLMFLLSLTSFIVFQLAPGDPIQALIDPEEMLYMGPHEIDELLAQYGLDKPVPVQYFLWLKEAIQGNLGYSIQTHNVPVLELILDRLPPTISLMTATVAVGLALGLLFGVISALYQYSRLDYTLTISAFFMLSVPEFFFALMGMFIFAVTLGWFPTFGMWTPGGETGINWDLLHHAVLPVFALAMNDIAGLMRYARASVLDTISADFVTTARAKGLSERLILWKHVFRNALIPIVTLIGLRLPVLFGGALIVETIFRWPGIGLLGYTALLQRDYPVIMGVLIISSVITLAANLLTDIAYAWVDPRVRHT, encoded by the coding sequence ATGACCCAATACATCATCCGTCGCGTTCTCATCTCGATTCCGCTGATGTTCTTGCTGTCCCTGACCTCGTTCATCGTCTTCCAGCTCGCACCGGGCGACCCGATTCAGGCGTTGATCGATCCCGAAGAGATGCTCTATATGGGCCCGCACGAGATCGACGAGCTTCTCGCCCAGTACGGACTCGACAAGCCGGTGCCCGTGCAGTACTTCCTCTGGCTGAAGGAAGCCATCCAAGGCAATCTGGGCTACTCCATCCAGACGCACAATGTGCCCGTGCTGGAACTGATCCTCGACCGGCTGCCGCCGACGATCAGCTTGATGACGGCCACGGTGGCGGTAGGCCTGGCCCTTGGCTTGCTGTTTGGTGTGATTTCCGCGCTTTACCAGTACTCGCGCCTGGACTACACGCTCACGATCAGCGCGTTCTTCATGCTGTCGGTGCCGGAGTTCTTCTTCGCCCTGATGGGAATGTTCATCTTCGCGGTGACGCTGGGGTGGTTCCCAACGTTCGGCATGTGGACGCCCGGTGGCGAAACCGGCATCAACTGGGACCTGCTGCACCACGCGGTGCTGCCGGTGTTCGCGCTGGCGATGAACGACATCGCCGGCCTGATGCGCTATGCGCGTGCGTCCGTGCTCGACACCATCTCCGCCGACTTTGTGACGACGGCCCGGGCCAAGGGACTCAGTGAGCGGCTGATTCTCTGGAAGCACGTGTTCCGCAACGCGCTGATCCCCATCGTCACGCTGATCGGTCTGCGGCTGCCGGTGCTGTTCGGCGGCGCGTTGATTGTCGAAACGATCTTTCGCTGGCCGGGAATCGGCTTGCTGGGCTACACGGCCCTCTTGCAGCGTGACTACCCGGTCATCATGGGCGTGCTGATCATCTCGTCAGTGATTACGCTGGCGGCAAATCTCCTTACGGACATTGCGTATGCGTGGGTCGACCCGCGCGTGCGCCACACGTGA
- a CDS encoding family 78 glycoside hydrolase catalytic domain has protein sequence MYSTTPPELTAVSHWPARWIWTDGEPKPRNCYLMARRSFELEGDATQAELHVSAADRYVLWVNGRYLGRGPARSDPRRKSYDTHDVAAHLASGRNVIAVQVYHYGIEGSRGTGWGSSSGSSYSVGERAGLWAQLDLTLADGSARTIGTDSDWVLQPARGWRTDVELINSLVGFIEVYDAGADPANWMELDFDDGDWARAVEITGNDVEWFVFEKREIPQMEERMLYPREVVDVGETIDLGRSGQIDIPELLYSEPHLPLENAIADEVSATLTPDDSAATLQSVFAPGHGIRAPYMVVDFGRQLFGYPRLEFEAPAGAILDVTYGQQLLGGRIPAALRYGDRVITREGRQTWQVGEYRQFRYLHVTVRSRHEAVRLQSIGLNEYRYPADVRGRFECSDEVLTKVWTACVDTMESHIEDTLVCDSYRERVPWSAGDGSHGGRFTHVAWGDLPVVDRYFRLFTLSDRGDGNLMMAFPPSFWPTHVNQHFMLQWSTRIREIYLYGGRRWVLDELYPSVRKQLDWFVPHRDRTTGLLTWVHPLYHIDWTPNDFRGASIITNCLYVASLEDAAALADDVGRDDDAARWREIARQVRPTVREKFWNESRGLFVDAVRDGAQSPVVSELGNSLAVMYGVATPEQTASIADHLANPPEDMVPTSPLFYGYVADALMLAGPRPGGSERLSERYAFMMGASDQPTIWEGWDNFTAGNGIVRDEQMATWATEQRVRPAGVRSLVHSGGVLTGTVLLARVLGVDPTGPGFSTCEIRPRPGGLEWARGVHPAPQGDIEVAWQRNGGAFELQVTVPEGVSAEVVLPRTDAGQIELVIDGAASSLDRPPSGVDVGTDTVTIAAVGAGAHEFHLRATE, from the coding sequence ATGTATTCGACCACCCCACCGGAGCTGACGGCGGTTTCGCACTGGCCGGCCCGTTGGATCTGGACCGACGGCGAGCCCAAGCCGCGCAACTGCTATCTCATGGCCCGGCGGTCCTTCGAGCTGGAGGGCGACGCAACGCAAGCGGAGCTGCACGTCTCCGCGGCGGACCGCTATGTGCTGTGGGTCAACGGACGCTATCTGGGGCGCGGACCGGCGCGCAGCGATCCACGCCGCAAGAGTTACGACACCCATGACGTGGCGGCGCACCTGGCGTCGGGACGCAACGTCATCGCCGTGCAGGTCTATCACTACGGGATCGAAGGCAGCCGCGGCACGGGTTGGGGCAGCAGCAGCGGCTCGTCCTACTCGGTCGGCGAGCGGGCGGGACTCTGGGCGCAGCTCGATCTCACCCTGGCAGACGGCTCGGCACGGACCATTGGCACCGATTCGGACTGGGTGCTGCAACCCGCGCGGGGCTGGCGCACCGATGTCGAGCTCATCAACAGCCTCGTGGGCTTCATCGAGGTCTACGACGCCGGGGCCGACCCGGCGAATTGGATGGAATTGGACTTCGACGACGGCGATTGGGCGCGCGCGGTCGAGATCACCGGCAACGACGTGGAGTGGTTCGTTTTCGAGAAGCGCGAAATCCCGCAGATGGAAGAGCGGATGCTCTATCCGCGCGAGGTCGTGGACGTGGGCGAGACCATCGACCTGGGCCGGTCGGGCCAGATCGACATTCCCGAGTTGCTCTACAGCGAGCCGCACCTGCCGTTGGAGAACGCGATTGCGGACGAGGTGTCGGCGACGCTGACACCCGACGATTCGGCGGCAACGCTGCAAAGCGTGTTCGCCCCCGGTCACGGGATTCGCGCGCCGTACATGGTGGTGGACTTCGGCCGGCAGCTCTTCGGCTATCCCCGACTCGAGTTCGAGGCGCCTGCCGGGGCCATCCTGGACGTGACCTACGGCCAGCAACTGCTGGGCGGGCGCATTCCGGCCGCGCTGCGCTACGGCGACCGCGTCATCACCCGCGAGGGCCGCCAGACCTGGCAGGTCGGCGAGTATCGGCAGTTCCGCTATCTGCACGTCACCGTTCGAAGCCGGCACGAGGCAGTGCGGCTCCAGTCGATCGGTCTGAACGAATACCGCTATCCGGCCGACGTTCGTGGGCGGTTCGAGTGCTCGGACGAGGTGCTGACCAAGGTGTGGACGGCGTGCGTCGACACCATGGAGTCGCACATCGAGGATACGCTGGTCTGCGATTCCTACCGCGAGCGCGTGCCCTGGAGCGCCGGCGACGGCAGCCATGGGGGACGGTTCACCCACGTCGCCTGGGGCGATCTCCCCGTGGTGGACCGCTATTTCCGCTTGTTCACGCTGAGCGACCGCGGCGACGGGAACCTGATGATGGCCTTTCCGCCCAGCTTCTGGCCGACGCACGTGAACCAGCACTTCATGCTGCAGTGGAGCACGCGCATTCGCGAAATCTACCTCTACGGCGGTCGACGCTGGGTGCTGGATGAGTTGTATCCCAGCGTGCGGAAGCAGCTCGATTGGTTCGTCCCGCACCGCGACCGGACGACGGGGCTGCTGACGTGGGTGCACCCGCTCTATCACATTGATTGGACCCCCAACGACTTCCGCGGGGCGAGCATCATCACCAACTGCCTCTACGTGGCAAGCCTGGAGGACGCGGCGGCGTTGGCGGACGATGTTGGTCGGGACGACGACGCCGCGCGCTGGCGCGAGATCGCCCGACAGGTGCGCCCGACGGTCCGGGAGAAGTTCTGGAACGAGTCGCGCGGGCTATTCGTGGACGCGGTGCGCGACGGCGCGCAATCGCCGGTGGTGAGCGAGTTGGGCAACTCGCTGGCAGTCATGTACGGCGTCGCGACGCCGGAACAGACCGCGAGCATTGCGGACCATCTGGCGAACCCGCCGGAGGACATGGTGCCCACGTCCCCGCTGTTCTACGGCTACGTGGCGGATGCGCTGATGCTGGCTGGGCCACGGCCCGGCGGCAGCGAGCGCCTCAGCGAGCGCTACGCCTTCATGATGGGCGCGTCCGACCAGCCCACGATCTGGGAGGGCTGGGACAACTTCACGGCCGGCAACGGCATCGTGCGCGACGAGCAGATGGCCACCTGGGCCACCGAGCAACGCGTGCGACCGGCAGGCGTCCGCAGCCTGGTGCATAGCGGCGGGGTGCTCACCGGCACCGTGCTTTTGGCGCGCGTGCTGGGCGTGGACCCCACCGGTCCCGGGTTCTCGACCTGCGAGATTCGCCCACGGCCGGGCGGATTGGAGTGGGCGCGCGGCGTCCACCCCGCGCCGCAGGGTGATATCGAGGTCGCCTGGCAACGGAACGGTGGCGCCTTCGAGCTTCAGGTCACGGTGCCCGAGGGCGTATCCGCGGAGGTCGTGCTGCCGCGAACCGATGCGGGACAGATCGAGCTAGTGATCGACGGCGCCGCGTCGTCGTTGGACCGGCCACCGTCCGGCGTCGACGTTGGGACGGACACAGTGACCATCGCGGCCGTCGGCGCCGGCGCGCACGAATTCCATCTCCGAGCCACGGAGTAG
- a CDS encoding dihydrodipicolinate synthase family protein yields the protein MAKPHRMTPDEIKTQLEGPVMSIPTSFLADGPIDYDGVANIIETGIAGGTQVALLTIGDSQFAYMREQEVADITRFVVERTAGRAMVVAATGLWATTQSVEFAHFAREVGADVVMAAPSGQLGDPVGMAAHYKAVAAVMPVMVVGFPPHEMLHRLVDEPNICCMKEDGTDAYAVQTIEEFDGHWKFMSGGKLGRHMLQWTYGCRSFMDWSTSFAPQVGNRFWEALQSGDVPDAARVVRDIETPLFDLSGHPKVVRIGKAFPGGWQSLWRACLELNGIASRHLRLPHTSADEADLERVKPELERLGLVGASSG from the coding sequence ATGGCCAAGCCGCACCGAATGACGCCAGACGAGATCAAGACGCAACTCGAAGGCCCGGTGATGTCGATTCCAACCAGTTTCCTGGCCGACGGCCCGATCGACTACGACGGCGTCGCCAACATCATCGAGACCGGAATCGCGGGCGGCACCCAGGTCGCGCTGCTCACGATCGGCGACAGCCAGTTCGCCTACATGCGCGAGCAGGAAGTGGCGGACATCACGCGTTTCGTCGTGGAGCGCACGGCCGGACGCGCGATGGTCGTCGCCGCTACGGGCCTATGGGCCACGACGCAGTCGGTTGAGTTCGCGCACTTCGCGCGCGAGGTCGGCGCGGACGTGGTGATGGCCGCGCCATCCGGTCAGCTGGGCGATCCCGTCGGCATGGCGGCCCACTACAAGGCCGTGGCCGCGGTCATGCCCGTGATGGTCGTCGGCTTTCCGCCGCACGAAATGCTGCATCGGCTGGTGGACGAGCCGAACATCTGCTGCATGAAGGAAGACGGCACCGACGCCTACGCCGTGCAGACCATCGAGGAGTTCGACGGCCACTGGAAGTTCATGAGCGGCGGCAAGCTTGGGCGCCACATGCTGCAATGGACCTACGGCTGCCGCAGCTTCATGGACTGGTCCACCAGCTTCGCGCCCCAGGTGGGCAACCGGTTCTGGGAAGCGCTCCAATCCGGCGACGTGCCCGACGCGGCGCGAGTGGTGCGGGACATCGAGACACCGCTGTTCGATTTGTCCGGCCATCCCAAGGTGGTTCGCATTGGCAAGGCATTCCCCGGCGGGTGGCAGTCGCTCTGGCGCGCGTGCCTGGAGCTGAATGGCATCGCGTCGCGGCACCTGCGGCTGCCGCACACGTCGGCGGATGAGGCCGACCTCGAGCGAGTCAAGCCGGAGCTCGAGCGGCTGGGCCTGGTGGGGGCGTCCTCCGGCTAA
- a CDS encoding ABC transporter permease yields the protein MSQAAADLAADDSLIHLPPELSPFRRAIRRFLSHKLALAGFICLIIMALLAASQAVVSPFDPEKPHLYKVNRPPDTVNWMGTDQVGRDVFSRILQGARVSLSVGIVAVSIYVVIGFIIGSIAGLAGGYIDDALMRFTDFVMTFPTFILIIILAGITGPNIFNIMVIIGIFGWPGLARLFRGNILVMRELEYVMASRALGAGQRHIIARHILPNIVGPVTVAITLGVAGAILAEAGLSFLGFGVTEPAASWGSMINSARGIAFLAGFPWLWIAPGAAISIAVLSINFMGDGLRDAFDVRGRSQSGE from the coding sequence ATGTCTCAGGCGGCTGCGGATCTGGCGGCCGACGACAGCCTCATCCACCTTCCCCCGGAGCTGTCGCCGTTTCGACGGGCGATTCGCCGATTCCTCTCGCACAAGCTGGCCCTCGCGGGATTCATTTGTCTCATCATCATGGCGTTGCTGGCCGCCAGCCAGGCCGTCGTGTCGCCGTTCGATCCCGAGAAGCCGCACCTGTACAAAGTCAACCGACCCCCGGACACCGTGAACTGGATGGGGACCGATCAAGTCGGGCGCGACGTGTTCAGCCGCATTCTGCAGGGCGCGCGCGTGTCGCTGTCGGTGGGCATCGTGGCGGTTTCCATCTACGTCGTCATCGGATTCATCATCGGATCCATTGCGGGACTCGCCGGCGGATACATCGACGATGCGTTAATGCGGTTCACGGACTTTGTGATGACCTTCCCGACGTTCATTCTGATCATCATTCTGGCCGGTATTACTGGCCCGAATATTTTCAACATCATGGTAATCATCGGAATCTTCGGCTGGCCCGGCCTGGCGCGGTTGTTCCGCGGCAACATCCTGGTGATGCGCGAGCTGGAGTACGTCATGGCGTCGCGCGCCCTGGGCGCCGGTCAACGGCACATCATCGCGCGCCATATCCTGCCGAACATCGTCGGTCCGGTGACCGTGGCCATCACCCTGGGCGTGGCCGGCGCGATTCTCGCCGAGGCCGGACTGAGCTTCCTCGGGTTCGGCGTGACGGAGCCCGCCGCAAGCTGGGGCTCCATGATCAACAGCGCGCGCGGCATCGCCTTCCTGGCCGGATTCCCGTGGCTGTGGATCGCTCCGGGCGCCGCGATCAGCATTGCGGTCCTGTCCATCAACTTCATGGGTGACGGCCTGCGCGACGCCTTCGACGTGCGCGGGCGCAGCCAGTCGGGCGAGTAG
- a CDS encoding ABC transporter substrate-binding protein has protein sequence MTGIGGKVQTRRNLLRGASAALFGAAGAAVLAACDEAQVVEKVVTKEIVFPPDSDPEIAIPDGPLSGETLTASASGANTQDIFTPLRQVSSKQAFVTDYVFMPLWYGDTWGDGATPALSGQWAPGVANSWDEVERNRVYNFHLNPDVGWHDGAPLTASDVLFGIEMAFDTNYKNNKHKTDWGDIAGAKAWGDNPTDSAEDIEGISVIDKMTVQVALEEPDPYWWAAGSKIFPMARHHYAGLDKAIATEARATSLLGNGPMIWERYVTQKFADMAANKSYAYGAPYVDDYIVRYGDGEALNAATEANEQPNPIDFHRAAGSTQTEAFTSLAAQPHLRPFPQRSPFGAHVFFNQTAEVFADMTLEQQSLVIEAMVRAVDRETMNNELYGGTLLISDYIFEHIALLQDPPEGTFRDLSYDPDEARALLEEAQWDSEKVIRWIKWGAPSAADLALKTYWDEIGVRIEFLLVSGLAVIEKLYQERVHEMVLANMGGAQNPLDACLRVCSDRVYELGGWNHSNINRPWIDEMFAAVFAAETQEEKRELWLELAARLHSKGNMVAGLLWRGSLLNVYHRRVNGAFWMQHYATPVRSPINQVWIDPDWELR, from the coding sequence GTGACGGGAATTGGCGGCAAGGTCCAAACTCGCCGCAATCTGTTGCGCGGTGCGTCCGCCGCACTTTTCGGCGCGGCAGGCGCGGCAGTGCTGGCGGCGTGTGACGAGGCGCAGGTCGTCGAGAAGGTCGTGACCAAGGAAATAGTCTTTCCCCCAGACTCCGATCCCGAAATAGCAATCCCGGACGGTCCGCTCAGCGGTGAGACGCTGACAGCCAGCGCCAGCGGCGCGAACACGCAGGACATCTTCACGCCGCTGCGTCAGGTCAGCAGCAAGCAGGCCTTTGTCACCGACTACGTCTTCATGCCCCTGTGGTATGGCGACACCTGGGGTGACGGCGCCACTCCCGCGCTGAGCGGCCAGTGGGCGCCCGGCGTGGCCAACAGCTGGGACGAGGTCGAGCGCAACCGCGTCTACAACTTCCATCTGAACCCGGATGTGGGTTGGCACGACGGCGCGCCCTTGACCGCCAGTGACGTGCTGTTCGGCATCGAGATGGCATTCGACACGAACTACAAGAACAACAAGCACAAGACCGACTGGGGCGACATCGCCGGCGCCAAGGCGTGGGGTGACAACCCGACGGACAGCGCCGAGGACATCGAGGGCATCTCCGTCATCGACAAGATGACGGTCCAGGTGGCGCTCGAGGAGCCGGACCCGTACTGGTGGGCCGCCGGAAGCAAGATCTTCCCCATGGCGCGCCACCACTACGCGGGGCTGGACAAGGCGATCGCGACCGAGGCGCGGGCCACGAGCTTGCTCGGCAACGGCCCGATGATCTGGGAGCGCTACGTCACCCAGAAGTTCGCCGACATGGCAGCGAACAAGAGCTACGCCTACGGCGCGCCGTATGTGGATGACTACATCGTGCGCTACGGCGACGGCGAGGCGCTGAACGCGGCCACCGAGGCCAACGAGCAGCCCAACCCGATCGACTTCCACCGCGCGGCTGGTTCCACGCAAACCGAGGCCTTCACGAGTCTGGCGGCGCAGCCGCACCTGCGACCGTTCCCGCAGCGCTCGCCGTTCGGGGCACACGTGTTCTTCAACCAGACCGCCGAGGTCTTTGCGGACATGACCCTCGAGCAGCAGTCGCTGGTGATCGAGGCCATGGTGCGCGCGGTCGACCGTGAGACCATGAACAACGAGCTGTACGGCGGCACGCTGCTCATCTCGGACTACATCTTCGAGCACATCGCGCTGCTGCAGGATCCGCCGGAAGGCACCTTCCGCGACCTGTCCTACGACCCCGACGAGGCCCGGGCCCTGCTCGAAGAGGCCCAGTGGGACTCCGAGAAGGTCATCAGGTGGATTAAGTGGGGCGCGCCGTCGGCTGCGGACCTGGCACTCAAGACCTACTGGGACGAGATCGGTGTCCGGATCGAGTTCCTGCTGGTCAGCGGTTTAGCCGTGATCGAGAAGCTGTACCAAGAGCGCGTGCACGAAATGGTCTTGGCGAACATGGGCGGCGCCCAGAATCCCCTGGACGCATGCCTGCGCGTGTGCAGCGACCGGGTCTACGAGCTCGGAGGCTGGAACCACTCGAACATCAACCGCCCGTGGATCGACGAGATGTTCGCGGCGGTGTTCGCGGCGGAGACGCAGGAAGAGAAGCGCGAGCTCTGGCTGGAGCTGGCCGCCCGGTTGCACTCCAAAGGCAACATGGTGGCCGGTCTGCTATGGCGCGGTTCACTGCTCAACGTGTACCACCGCCGAGTTAATGGCGCCTTCTGGATGCAGCACTACGCCACTCCGGTTCGGTCCCCGATCAACCAAGTGTGGATCGACCCAGATTGGGAATTGCGGTAG
- a CDS encoding sialidase family protein, whose translation MLTTATYARGGRRATISVERIDTFLEYTDTIVNFPGIVVLDGDRLVLSANHARHGDFDGEPLRTFLSEDGGASWTLLGFDSPFLDAHPLTGENYLTFAGGNRGYMRDGTITHIDVHQADLEKRAWSRREGPMHAIMQTPDPTFRWRRWSGAGEPLENRLITLQNTPWETGSYENYARILELGNGELLTAMGVLAGAPPRLPGVDRRGRPHFNMRFSVGIVRSHDNGETWEVTEALHPWEHEQVYGPHDRPVDEGFDEADLEIATNGDLVLIMRSGSYSPIFQTRSTDGGDTWTEPENMGWPAVKPRLHLLSNGVLAAISGRGGYGHPQVTHVTLSLDGTGNHWETPFAFHTGPGCSYTTTFVKDGQLHVVFSHSDFTREMGTNQLPSQRIRRAVINVEAQDV comes from the coding sequence ATGCTGACCACGGCGACCTATGCCCGCGGCGGACGGCGCGCCACCATCTCGGTCGAGCGCATCGACACGTTTCTCGAGTACACCGACACCATCGTCAACTTTCCGGGAATCGTCGTGCTCGACGGGGATCGGCTGGTGCTGAGCGCCAATCACGCCCGCCACGGCGACTTCGACGGCGAGCCGCTGCGCACGTTCCTGTCCGAGGACGGCGGCGCTTCCTGGACGCTGCTGGGTTTCGACAGCCCCTTCCTGGACGCCCACCCGCTGACCGGCGAGAACTATCTCACCTTTGCCGGCGGCAACCGCGGCTATATGCGGGACGGAACCATCACCCACATTGACGTCCACCAGGCCGACCTCGAAAAGCGCGCGTGGAGCCGGCGCGAAGGCCCGATGCACGCCATCATGCAAACGCCCGACCCCACGTTTCGCTGGCGGCGCTGGAGCGGCGCCGGCGAGCCGTTGGAGAACCGCCTCATCACCCTTCAGAACACACCCTGGGAGACGGGGTCCTACGAGAACTACGCCAGGATTCTCGAGCTCGGCAACGGCGAGCTGCTCACGGCCATGGGGGTGCTGGCCGGCGCGCCGCCGCGCCTCCCCGGCGTGGACCGCCGGGGCCGCCCGCATTTCAACATGCGCTTCTCGGTGGGCATTGTCCGCTCGCACGACAACGGCGAAACCTGGGAGGTCACGGAGGCGCTCCATCCCTGGGAGCACGAGCAGGTCTACGGCCCGCACGACCGGCCCGTCGACGAAGGATTCGACGAAGCCGACCTGGAGATCGCGACCAACGGCGACCTGGTGCTGATCATGCGCAGCGGCTCCTACTCGCCGATATTCCAGACGCGCTCCACCGACGGCGGCGACACTTGGACCGAGCCGGAGAACATGGGCTGGCCCGCCGTGAAGCCGCGGCTCCACCTCCTGTCGAACGGCGTGCTCGCGGCCATCTCGGGTCGTGGCGGCTATGGGCATCCGCAAGTCACGCACGTGACCCTGAGCCTCGACGGCACCGGCAACCATTGGGAGACGCCCTTCGCCTTCCACACCGGACCCGGGTGCTCCTACACGACGACATTCGTCAAGGACGGCCAGCTGCACGTCGTCTTCTCGCACTCCGACTTCACCCGCGAGATGGGCACCAATCAGCTGCCCTCACAACGCATCCGGCGAGCGGTCATCAACGTCGAGGCCCAGGATGTTTGA